Proteins from one Primulina huaijiensis isolate GDHJ02 chromosome 18, ASM1229523v2, whole genome shotgun sequence genomic window:
- the LOC140963883 gene encoding uncharacterized protein isoform X2: MALATFSGRGSIIGGSGGGDEVYVAAVPLRAKKGPGQLFMSAAYSLNFRDLKHFVVIIKPSATHQALVYDFQPEDPENILVALAALSGSKVPGVIQVRNIGKPPKRKCWFVGFSRVDAIDGALIFNERWETELKIGFHDCRDYCQGKKVVLENLRDGLYSEK; the protein is encoded by the exons ATGGCCTTGGCCACTTTCTCAGGTAGAGGATCGATAATTGGTGGCAGCGGCGGCGGAGATGAAGTGTACGTAGCCGCCGTGCCGCTGAGAGCGAAGAAAGGCCCAGGCCAATTATTCATGTCGGCTGCGTACTCTCTCAATTTCAGGGATTTGAAGCATTTCGTGGTTATCATTAAACCCTCTGCCACACATcag GCTTTGGTTTATGATTTTCAGCCGGAGGATCCTGAAAATATATTAGTGGCTCTTGCAGCATTATCCGGTAGTAAAGTTCCTG GAGTTATACAAGTAAGAAATATTGGGAAACCTCCGAAGAGAAAATGCTGGTTTGTTGGATTCTCAAGAGTAGATGCTATAGATGGAGCCCTCATATTTAATGAAAGATGGGAGACTGAGCTAAAGATTGGGTTTCATGATTGCCGAGATTATTGCCAAG GTAAGAAAGTTGTGCTGGAGAATCTTAGAGATGGCCTCTATAGCGAGAAATGA
- the LOC140963883 gene encoding uncharacterized protein isoform X1 → MALATFSGRGSIIGGSGGGDEVYVAAVPLRAKKGPGQLFMSAAYSLNFRDLKHFVVIIKPSATHQALVYDFQPEDPENILVALAALSGSKVPGVIQVRNIGKPPKRKCWFVGFSRVDAIDGALIFNERWETELKIGFHDCRDYCQGLVEYLTGKKVVLENLRDGLYSEK, encoded by the exons ATGGCCTTGGCCACTTTCTCAGGTAGAGGATCGATAATTGGTGGCAGCGGCGGCGGAGATGAAGTGTACGTAGCCGCCGTGCCGCTGAGAGCGAAGAAAGGCCCAGGCCAATTATTCATGTCGGCTGCGTACTCTCTCAATTTCAGGGATTTGAAGCATTTCGTGGTTATCATTAAACCCTCTGCCACACATcag GCTTTGGTTTATGATTTTCAGCCGGAGGATCCTGAAAATATATTAGTGGCTCTTGCAGCATTATCCGGTAGTAAAGTTCCTG GAGTTATACAAGTAAGAAATATTGGGAAACCTCCGAAGAGAAAATGCTGGTTTGTTGGATTCTCAAGAGTAGATGCTATAGATGGAGCCCTCATATTTAATGAAAGATGGGAGACTGAGCTAAAGATTGGGTTTCATGATTGCCGAGATTATTGCCAAG GACTGGTGGAATACCTGACAGGTAAGAAAGTTGTGCTGGAGAATCTTAGAGATGGCCTCTATAGCGAGAAATGA